GCGGGCTGAGCGGACCATCAGCGCGATTTCCATCCTCGCCGTGGCGAGCATGGTCGCTGCAGACCGCGGTCTGTTCGATCTTCGTGAGGCCGCAGTGGCCGTTATGCAGGACGGCTGCATGGTATGGATCCGCGGAATGCTCTTCGTCCGGACGATCCAGAACAACCGCCGGTAGTACTCGCTGCCAGCCTGCCATAGGCGCTTTACCACGATCTTGACCACACCTCCCCGCCCGGCTTGTGGAGGATGTGCTCGATCCGCTCCGGCCGCGTCGGTGACGTCCTCGGCGTCCACATCCTGAGCCACGAGCTGCGACAGGGTGTAGGCGTACTCGACGGTAAGCGTCCCTCAGAAGACCATTGTCTGACCTTCGTCGGGCAGGGTGAGGATCCGCAACCTGCGGGACGCATGGGCTCTCGAGCGGCCCACCCGCCGTGCTATCTCCGCCTGCGACCATCCAGCGTCTACCAGACTGCGGCATCCGCCTGCCTCCTCAACCAGGGTCTAGGTCAAGGCGTTGGAGTTCTCTGCCAGGGTGGCCCGCAGCCGCTCCGACGCGTCCGCGGCTGTGTGCACCGGCGCTGGCGGAGGCCTTCGGGGTCAGCTAGAGGCGGCGTGTTGCGCCGGACTGCTAACGCGGCGAGGGGTGTCGTTACTCGGCTTGATCTGCTGTCAGGTTTCACGCCGCTTTGTGCTCTATCCGCACCGCGGCGTAGGTGCACCACACGTCCTCGTTTGGGGTAGCCAGTCCGTGGGGTAGGAGGCCCCTTGGCGGTGTTGGCCGCGGCGCTGACCGCTACCAGCCCGGCGGTGTCGTTGCGAAAGCCTCCAGGTCCGCTTCGTTCCACATGCGGGCGCCCGACTCCCAAGCCTCAACCAGGGGCACGAGGTGGTCGAATGCGCAGCTTGGCGACGTCGGGCTGCCCTAGGCATCGCCGGGCGACCACCACTCCCATCACGACCCGGCACACCCGGGTCCGGATGCATGGTTGGCGTATGGCCGAGTCGCGTGTCAGCACCTATTGGAGAGAGTGGCATCCATCTCCGTCGCTGTCGCTCCAGTGTGGGAAACAGGTCCCGGTCGTAGCCTCCCCACACCTAAGCAGCTACGGCCAGCCGGGTCGAGTCCACCAATTGCGCCTCGGGCGGCGGCGGTGGGGCGGTAGTCGCCGTGGCGAATGTGGTGGAGGTGGCTTCGGTGGTGAAGGAGGGAGGAGGTGCCGGCGCTATTGGAGTGAGTGTTGTCAGAGGCAACGACTCCGGGGCCGCGTCGGGCGCATCAGGAACTGTCGGGTAGGGAGCGGGCCGCCTCCAAGTGGCGCCGCACACCCCGACTGCTTATGCCGAGGGCCTTGGCTACCTGAAGTATTGGCACCTCGTCGGCGACTACGGCGGATACGAGGGCGCGGCGGAACGCTGTGGTCGCCTTGCGCTGCTCGCGGATGCGGTCCGCCCGGTCCGCCCAGAGGCCGAGCAGGTCCGTGAGCACGAGGCTGTGAGGATCGTCCGCTGGGTACATCACTCCCCCTCCCCCACCGTAGGTGGGACATATGTCCCGGCGATAATACCCCGTGCATTCCGACAACAAGCGGGGTAGGCGGCGGCGGTCTAGCTCTGACTGACCACACTTGGCAGCTCCAAAGACCCCTCTGCCGACCGCCGCCCACAAGGCCCGAGCCGTCAGGTCCGTCCTCGACCGCCTCTAAGCACGGGCCCCTGGGAGCCAAGGCCACGGTAGGCGTCAACCCCTGTGGCGGCGTTGACCATGATGAACGCACCGCTTACAGGCAGACGACAAAAGACATACCACGTGCCGAACTGGCCTAGCGCCGTCCATGGGACGACTAGGCAACGCCTCCCGCTACCACGACGAAGGGCAGATGCCTGGGTGGTTGGTGGAGCACATGTTTCCGGTTAGCTCCTGCTGAGTGGTAGGAGCCCCAACTTAGGCAGCCAGCAGCGGAGGAACCGAGGCGCGATCGGGTAGCTCCTAAGCGGCGCCTACGTGTACCCTGATGGCTATGAGTTCTCTCACAGTTGAGTTGCGTCCTGACCTGGTGGACTGGCCGCACACGCGGCCGGTTAGGGGCGCGCTCGTCCCGGTTGTCAACACCCTGCGGGAGCAGGACCGGGTGATCGCCACTCTGGGTGATCTGGCCGAGTTGCTTCCCGACCGGGCGCCGCAGAGTACCGCCCGGGCGTTGCGGGAGGCGGGGTGGCTGTTCCCGATGCGGACCAGCGGTGTGTGGGGGTTCGCCGGGGCCCGGTTGGGCGCTCCTCGGGCGCCGGGGTATTTGGAGCTGCACGCTCGGATGCGGGTGCGGCCGGACACGCCGGCGTGCATCGCTGGCAAGACCGTGGCCATGCTCCATAATTGGCTGTGGCGGCCTGTCGGGTCGGCTATCGGTATGCCTCCGGGAGTCAAGGTTCCCCGCTGTTTGGGTGACCTCACCGTTCACCGGTGGGATCCGCAGATCGATCTGGACGAGTTCTTGGGGCTGCCGATGTGGAAGCCTGAAACGTTGCTCTGCTATATGGCAGCCCGACCGTCGCGGATCTCCTGGGAGGACGTACAGGAGTGGTTGTGGGCGGTGTGTGAGAACCTCGAGCTCGATCTGCTGCTGGCCGAGTTGGAGGGAAGGCCACGGGCGGTGTGGATGAAGACCGGCTACCTCGCGGATGTGGGGGAGCGGCCGCATCTCGGCGAGGCCGTCGTCGCGGCGGCGCCGGCGGGGGGGCGGGGCCCCTATGTGCTCGGGTGGCGGGAACGCAACTTGCCGTATTCGGTTTGGGACAGCCCGGTGCGGGTACCCAAGTACGGGATCGTCGATTACCTGTTGCCGAGACGGTGGTGTCCGAAGCTTGGTTTCGAGCCGTTCGAGCCGCCCAAGACGTGGGAGTTCGACTGAGCAGCCTCTCCTCAGCGATCAAGCAGGCGTACCCGGCCGTCACCAAGAGGGGATCGGTTGTTGAGGAAGCGGCGGTGCTGGACGTGGCGTTCGATCATCTCCTCTACGGACTTCACGAGCGGGGCGTGTATGAAGTGGTCGGCCTGACGCTGAAGGGCGGCACGGCGCTGCGGAAGTACCACCTCGGGCATCGGAGCCGGTTCTCCTTCGATCTTGACTTCGACGCTGAGGAAGGCGCTGACGAGTTGGTCGCTGAGGAGATCGACGGGATGGCATTCCGTCACTTCGAGTTCGCAGCGCACGAACGCCGGGGGCACTACAGCACCCGTGTGGCCACCGACCTACTTCCCGGCGGTGGGTATCTCCAGGCGAAGATAGACTTCTCCACCCGGGGCCTTTGGCTCCCGCCCGAACAACGCAGCCTCATCCACACGCCCGTCCAGGCCGCCTACCCGTTCGATCCCGGGTTCCCAGTCCCGGTGATGCGCGTGGACGAGAACGTGGCGGAGAAGCTCGGACGCTGGGAGGGGGAGCCTCTCATCCGTGACCTCTACGACCTGGCCGCTCTCAGCACCAGAATCGCCGACCCGCAGCTCGTCACCCGGATGTGGGTGCTGAAAAGCTACGCCGGGATGGTGAGCGGCAGCCGCCGCGGGCGCGGCGGGCCTGCTGCCTCGATCGACACGTTGACCGCCGACAAGCGCTCCGCCGGGTTCGTGCTCGATGACTTGGCGCTGCCCGCAGACCCTCCTGACACAGCCAAGCAGACCCTCGTCGAGAGCTACCTGCCCAAGGTGGACCAGCTGTGCCGCACCGTGGCTGACCACATGACCCCCGACCTGTACCGCTACGCCGACGACAGGGGCGCTCTCAGCTGGGAGGTAGGCCAAGAGATCGCCGAGATCGAGCGGCAGGCGCTGGCCGCCCTCACCCGCGACGACCCGCACAGGAACCCGTCAGATTTGGGGCCGGGCTGGCTCTGAAGTGCCAGGGCCCTTTTTTGCGGGCCGCAAATCGGCTCCTAGCCTTTTGGGTTACGTTGGTTAACGCTCTAGGGGTCCTTTCCAGGCGATTATGGCCGAGTTCTGACAACAACTCTGGAGCGGGGCGGTGTTGGTCCGTCGCACCGCCCCGGCCGAGTTCAGGGGCGAGCGCAACGCCTCGATGCGGGTGACGGTGCTCAGCGGTGGTGCGCAGTTACCTCCGGGCGGTTTCTACTGCGCGTTTTAGACGGATGTCATCGCGCGAACTATGACAGCTAAGGGGGGCTGGAGGCTAGGTGGATGGCTCGGGGTCAAGGCTGCCGAACACGTCCTGTACGAGAACACGCAGTACCGCGGCGTCCACGCTGAGGTCGCCGACGACCGTCCGGATGGCCCCTACTATGTTGGCGCGGCTGATGGCCACTCTCCCGATGTTGTGGAACATGTTCTGCTGGGGATCGGCGCTGGTGCCGACGATGACGTACAGGTCGCCGGCGCGGTAGATGTCGATCTGGTAGTGGTCGGGCGGTTGCTCCGGATCGTGGTGGCACCGATGCCTGATTGCTTGCGGTGCAGTGGGGGCGAGCCCGCAGGAGGACGGACCTAGTAGGCGGAGCGACTGAGGCAGCAGCCGGGGCAAGTGGAGCCGGTGGCACCGGCATTGGACTCCGCCAAGTTGGCGGCTGCCTTCCGGATCGGATAACGGAGGGCACTGTGAGCGGCTCGGACTTCGACTCCTTGACGGACCTGCCAGAGGGTGCAGGGTCGGCGGTGGTGTCACTCGATGCGGGAGGTGGGCGTGTGCTGGTGCTGGAACCCGACGGCCACAGGGAGGAGTGGGGTTCGCCGGTTCTGACGTAGCCCGGCGTGAAGGTGGTGTAGCTCCCGGCGGAGGGTTCTAAGTGGGTGTGTGACGTTTGTTGCCGCGAGTTGGACAGGGCGTACCCGATCCCGGTCGAGGACGGCTGGGCGCTGTGTAGAGGCTGCGCCACTGGGTGGGGGGTTCCCGTCCGCCTAGCTGGTCCCTTTAGCGACCGCGGGACTTGTCCGTGCGTGCCGTGTTCAGTGGTGGCGGCCGGGATGTATGACACCCACTGGCAGGGTCTGGTACTGAACGCAGGCCGACTGGCCGAGCCGCCCGCTTCCGCGGGACATGCGTTCGCCGCCCTCCAAACCTAGGTGGATGCGCGACCGCGGGAGGGTGGATGCGCGACCGGTCGCGGTTGAGCGCGACCGCGGAGGGGTGGTTGCGCGACTGCTCCGAGACCCCCTGTGTGGTCTCATTCGTGGTATAGCGACGAAAGGTAACGGATGCGGGCGTCGGTTGTGGTGTTGAACGGTGGAAAGAAGGCTGACCCGGGGGGTGCTTTGGCACGCCGGGTACGTAATGCGGAGCCGGTGGAGTGGTCCCGCCGGGACTTGCGTATCGTGGGCGGCGACGGGACGGTGGTGTGGGAGCAGGCAGGTGTCGAGTTTCCCACCGCCTGGTCGCAACAGGCCTGCCAGATCGCGGCGTCCAAGTATTTCTGGGGGAAGGTCGGCACCGCTGAGCGTGAGACTTCGTGGAGGCAGGTGCTGGAACGTGTGGTGGGGACGATCACCGGTTGGGCGCATGACGCCGGCTATTTCAAGGGGGAGCAGGCCGACCGCTTCGCCATCGACCTGTGGGAGGTATTAGCCCGGCAGGAGGCGGCGTTCAATTCGCCTGTGTATTTCAACCTCGGCTGTGAAGACCGGGCACAACAGGTGTCAGCCTGCTTCATCCTCCCAGTGGGGGACTCCCTGCCGGAGATCCTGGACTGGATCAAGACCGAGGGGCTGATCTTCCGAGGCGGGTCGGGCGCCGGCGTCAACCTGAGCGCCATCCGGGGCAGCATGGAACAGCTATCCGGCGGCGGGGTAGCGTCCGGGCCTGTGTCCTTTATGGCGGGGGCTGATTCGAGCGCAGGCGCGATCCGCTCGGGCGGTAAGACACGGCGCGCGGCGAAGATGGTGCTTCTGGACGTAGACCATCCCGACATCGAGGAGTTTATCGCCTGCAAAGTAACCGAGGAACGCCGCAGCCGCGACCTGGCGGCCGCTGGGTGGGACATGTCCTTGAACGCCGACCGTGGGCTGCGGTACCAGAACGCCAACAACTCGGTGCGTGTCAGCGACGCCTTTATGGAGGCGGTGATGGCCGACAGCGAGTTCGAGTTGGTGGCTCGCACGACCGGTGAAGTGACCAAGACGGTACGAGCTCGGGATGTGTGGCGGCAGGTCGCCGAGGCGGCGTGGGAGTGCGCCGACCCTGGTGTGCAGTACTCCACGACGATCAACCGTTGGCATACCTGTCCTGCCTCGGGGCCGATCAACGGCTCGAACCCGTGTTCCGAGTATGTCCACCTCGACAACACAGCGTGCAATCTGAGTTCTATCAACCTGCTCCGGTTCGTCGGTGACGACGGCGCGTTCGACTTGGACGGCTTCGAGTATACGGTTCGGACGATGATCACCGCTATGGACGCTGTGGTGATCCCCGCGGACTACCCGACTAAGGAGATCGGTGACCGCACCCGCCGGTACCGGCAGCTCGGGCTCGGCTACGCGAACCTCGGCGCGGCGCTGATGGCGTTGGGCCTGCCTTACGACTCGTCCGCTGGCCGTGCTTGGGCGGCGGCGGTGACCGCGTTGATGTCGGCAGTGGCGTACGACCAGTCGGTGGAACTGGCTGCCGAGCTGGGTCCGTTCGATGGGTACGGCGACAATGCCGAGCCGATGCGGGCGGTGCTGGAGATGCATCGGGAAGCCAGTTACAAGATCGGCCCGCTCGCTCCCGCTCAGATCGTTGCGGCGGCTCAGGCGATGTGGGACCGGGTGGTGGACCGCTCCCGGCTGTACGGGGTGCGTAACAGCCAGATAAGCGTTTTGGCGCCGACGGGGACCATTTCGTTCATGATGGATTGTGACACCACCGGGATCGAACCGGACCTGTCCCTCCTCAAGTGGAAGCAGCTGGTCGGCGGCGGGACTCTGCAGATGGTGAATGGGACGGTGGGACGTGCGCTCAAGACCTTGGGCTACGGCGAGGCTACGGCCTCGGCCATCGTGAAGCATATCGAGGGTACCGGCTCGGCGGTGGACGCACCGGGTCTGCTGGGTGAACACCTCGACGTCTTCGCTACCGCGATGGGCGACAACCGTATCTCGCCGCAGGGTCATTTGCGGATGATGGCAGCGGTTCAGCCGTTCCTCTCGGGGGCGATTTCCAAGACGGTCAACCTCGATGCTGAAGTGACCGTAGAGGACGTGGAGGAACTGTTCCATCTGGGCTGGGAACTCGGGCTGAAGGCGGTGGCAATCTACCGGGACGGTTCCAAGTCGGACCAGCCGATGACCATTACCGACACCAGTTCAGGGACGACGGACAGCCCCCCGCAGTTGCCGGAACGCCGGGAACTGCCCCGCAGCCGCCAGTCGTGGACGACCGCATGGCGGGTAGCCGATTACTCCGGGTACTTGACCGTCGGCCTATATGACGACGGTCAGCCTGGCGAGGTTTTCGTTAACGGCGGCAAGCAGGGTTCGACCATGGCCGGCCTGCTGGACTCCTGGGCGATCTCCGTGAGCCACGGACTCCAGCGAGGTGTCCCCCTCGAGAGCTACGTCCGGGCCTACAAGGGGATGAGCTTCCAGCCAGCTGGGGTCACCGACGACCCTGACGTGAGGGTGGCCACGTCGCTACCCGATTTCCTGATGCGGATCATGGCCCTGCGGTTCCTGGACGAAGACACGCGTCAGGGACTGGGCGTGCTGTCCACCGCCGAGAGAGGCGCCCGGCCGATCCCCGGTCTGGAGACAGCCGGCGTAGTCTCCACCGTGACGGAACACGCATCGACTGCGCCGCTATGCCAGGACTGCGGTATCCAGATGGTCCGGGCTGGCTCATGCTACGCCTGCGGCCAGTGCGGAACGACGAGCGGCTGCAGCTGAGGAGTGCCCACTCCACACAATGGCGATCACCCCGTCACCGTTCATGCTTCTGGAGGCCTCCCCGGGTGACGGCCCGCTCCACTTCATAGCCTCCACCGATGCCGGCCATGTGCAGATCAGCAGACGAGGTGACCGCTGGGGCACCGCCAACACGGGAGAGGGCGAGCCGAGAGTGCTGCCCGGGCTGTATCGGACGCCGGCTGCTGCCGCGGCGGTTCTCAGCCGTCATTACGACCTGGTGCCCTACCGTAACGCTGACGAGCTCCACCGGTGGCGGGAACGGGAGGCCCGCCGGGCCGCAGCCCGGCGACGATGGGACCGCGGGCAGCCACCTTGGGTCTCCTACCACGTTCCGCTCGCTCCCCGTGGTTACACACTGTCCACCGACTGGTCTGACAGCAGCTACCGCTTCTGCGCGACCACCGAGGCGGGTCGGGCGCGCCTAGTGGGGGTAAGCACGCACTGGTCGGCCAGCGTCGTGGACGCCGCGGACCCGTCCAACAGTCGCCGCTACGGAGCGGAGTTCGTGACCGCCGAGGAAGCAGCCGCAGCGATCATCGGTGCCGGCCATCAGGTGGCACTGTGGGACCGAGCCGCCGAACAGCGTCGGGAACACCCGGACACGATCCCCCTCATCGACGAATACGGCGACACCCTGTGGGTGGTGGATCGTGTGTGGTACTACGGGCTGGGCGACCTGGCCACCCCCGAGCGCCTCCCCACGGCCCGCCAGATGGGCACAGCCGGCCAGGTGCTCTGACGACACCGGCAAACCAACCACCCGACCGAACGAACGGTCGCTTTCACCTCCTGCGGCTCCCCTCGATCTCGAGCACAGCTCGGGGTGGGCTCCCGGCCTGAACATCGCTACCGGACCGCCCCTGAGCGAGCCGACACCGCGTGTGCTAATGGTGACATGTTTCTGGCTGAAACAAACCCTGCGGTGGCCCAGCCGTTGGATGCGCGACCGCTGAAGGGTGGATGCGCGACCGCGGAGGGGCGGATGCGCGACCGGTCGCGGTTGAGCGCGACCGCGGAGGGGTGGATGCGCGACCGGGTTTCGGGGGTGGGGTGGCACAGTTGTCTCCATGTCGTACGCGACTATCAGCCCTAGTACCGCTTCCCCGGCCGCTGCCCTGTGCGACGAAATGTTCGAGGCACTTGTGGCGGCCGTGGAGGTAGCGGCGACCGAGCCCGAGGCAGCGGCGGCTCCCCCGACTATCGGAGGTGACGCTGCTCCGGTCCGGGAGTGGACACCGCCGGCGGACGCTCCGTGGAGAGGCGGGACGCTGGACACGGTGGCACAACTGGCGGACATGTGCGGCGGTGTGGTCTCGGACGAACTGCTCGCCCCTGAGGACCGTACCCGCGTGTTCGCGCGCCGCCTGGCCAGGGCTGGCCAGCTGGCAGGTAGTTCGTACACCGACGGACGGTTGGTGGCCGCTGCCCTCGATCAAGACGGGGATCCCGGGCTACCAGCCGCACAAACCAAAAAGGAGGAGCCAACCATGGTCGATGTGATAGTGAACCTCATGTACAAGTACCAGGTGCTGGTGATGGTCGGCTTCGGCTTCGCCACCGCTGGATTGATGCTGTGGGCGTTTGTCAAGACCCGCTCAGCTCCCGCAGTATTGGGCATGGCAGCCGTAGGCATCGGAGCGATGGTACTGGTAGCGAACATGACTACGGTCGCCAACCGCTTCGGCGAGGACGTGCTCGGCAACGAGACGATCACCATCGAGCAGGTAACCGGCAGAAGCGCCCCCGGCCAGTCATCGACCGCGCCCGGAGGCGGCGGCACCCCCACCACCGTCCCCTGCGACGACGAGTTCAGCCCCGGATCCTGCTAGCCGCCTTGGTGGGGAGGTAACAGAATGGCGAAGAAGGGCAGCCGGACATGCCAATCGTTCACGTCAGCCCGCCGCCGCCCGACCGAGCTGGGCAGGATCCCAGGGCTTACGCTCCCGTGGACGTTCACGCTCCCGCAGGTGGCCGTGTTCATGGCGGCTCTCATGGTCGGCCTGTTCCTGGTCCGGCTGGGGATGACAGCGTGGGTGCTGGTACCTCTGTTGGGCGGCGCAGCTGCCGTTGGTCGGGCCTTGCGACGCGTCAGCGTGGACGGCCGCGGGTTCGCTGCGGGGGCTGGCGGCAAGGTGCGTTTCTGGATGCACCGCCAGTCCCACAAGGAGTTGACGAACCGTTCCGCCGACTTGGTGGCCGGCAATGTCGCGGTCGGCGACGACCATTCGGTGTGGCTGCTGTTCTCGGTGGAGCCCGCCAACTACGGGCTGCTGGCTGACACTGCCGAGGGGCTGCAGTCCCTCGGCGCGGTGGAGCAGCTGGTCCTGGCCGTGGGCGGGGAGCGGTGGCGCCTGCTTTCGACTGTGGAGCAGTTGAGCGCCGGCACGGTCGCCGACCGGATGCGCCGCGCTTCGCAGGCGACGTCGTGGGAGGCCGAGATCGCCGCTGAGACAGCGCGTATCCGCTCCGCCGAGTTGACGGAGCGGCGCTTCTGGTTGTGGGTGCAGGCCGGGCACGTACCTATGGGTTCCAACCTGGTGGGCTGGTGGCACCGCGCGCTTCGTACCTTCGGGTACACGCGGGCTGCCCGAGCCGACGCTATCGGCTGGGAGCGTCTGGCGGCCCGGACCGAACAGGTCGTGTCCCGCGCGGCGGGGTCGGTGCCGCTCCGAGCGGCGACCCTGGACGAGGTGACGGCGTTGTTGGACCGGGTACCTTTCGGGGCTACGACTCCCCGGGAGCCGGCGGAGCCTGACGATTATCCCCACTTGATGCTTCCCCAGTCGCGACCCGACGCTTTGACAGTCGGTCGGGGCATGGTGGAAGGGGCGTCTGCGTGGCACCGCGGCGCTGCCGAGTGGTGCGAACCGACCAGTGGTGTGGTGCTGGCCGCTACCCGTCGCGGAACGGTGGCCCACACAACTGCTGCGCTGTCGGAGATCCCGTTCACGTGGACGGTACCTGGCGGCGGCGAAGTGTTGTGGGCGTTGGACGCCCTCGAGGACCCCTGGGATTGGCTTGTGGACGTGACCGTCACTCCCCACGCGGTAGCGGCCGCCCGGGCCCGTAACCTGGACCGCCAACTCGCCGGCCAGTGGTCACAGCATGACGGAGACCCTGCCGGGGCCCCACCGGAGCTGCGTCTAGCTGTCGAGCAGGTGGCAGGTCAGCGGGAGGCGCTGGCGGCACGCACCGACAGCGACGAATACAACATCTGTGTCCTGTTCTCCACGGCGGTGCGGGTGGTAGGCGACGACGTAGCCGCGGCCGTGGAAACGCTCCGCTCCCGCACGCACCGCCTCGAAGCCCGGGCGGCGGCGGTGGGCATGTCCGTGGCTGTCCCATCCGGAGACCAGATCGCCGCCCGGGGAGTGTGGCTTCCCCGCGTGTCCTCGGCCCGCTACCTGCATGACTACATGCAGGTGGTGCTTTCCGACGGGCTGGCCGGGTTAGGTCCGCTGCTCCAATCACGCCTCGGCGACCCGCAGGGCGCGCTGCTGGGCGTGCATGACGAACGCGGCTGGCTGGAACCGATCCTTTTCGACCCAACGCTGGGTCCCCGTGCCAGATCTGTGGGAGCTGAACCGCAGTCCCCCTCGATCGGCGTGGTCGGCAGCCTGGGGTCCGGCAAGTCCGTGTTCTTGAAGCGGTGCTTGTGGACGACTCTCGCTGCTGGGGGTCAGTGCGTGGTCGTTGACCGCAGCGAACGCGACGTGGGCGAGTATGTGTCGTTCGCCGAGGTTGTTGGCCAGGTCACCGACCTGAAGGTGGAGGTGATCGACGTCACTGAGGGGTCGGTCTCCTTGGACCCCCTCCGGACGCTTTCTGATCGGAGGGCCGCAGCCGAGGTCGCGGTCCGGTTGCTGTCCCACGTTCTGGACCTTGACGCCCGCTCCACGGTGGCTACCCA
This is a stretch of genomic DNA from bacterium. It encodes these proteins:
- a CDS encoding nucleotidyl transferase AbiEii/AbiGii toxin family protein, which produces MGVRLSSLSSAIKQAYPAVTKRGSVVEEAAVLDVAFDHLLYGLHERGVYEVVGLTLKGGTALRKYHLGHRSRFSFDLDFDAEEGADELVAEEIDGMAFRHFEFAAHERRGHYSTRVATDLLPGGGYLQAKIDFSTRGLWLPPEQRSLIHTPVQAAYPFDPGFPVPVMRVDENVAEKLGRWEGEPLIRDLYDLAALSTRIADPQLVTRMWVLKSYAGMVSGSRRGRGGPAASIDTLTADKRSAGFVLDDLALPADPPDTAKQTLVESYLPKVDQLCRTVADHMTPDLYRYADDRGALSWEVGQEIAEIERQALAALTRDDPHRNPSDLGPGWL
- a CDS encoding vitamin B12-dependent ribonucleotide reductase translates to MLNGGKKADPGGALARRVRNAEPVEWSRRDLRIVGGDGTVVWEQAGVEFPTAWSQQACQIAASKYFWGKVGTAERETSWRQVLERVVGTITGWAHDAGYFKGEQADRFAIDLWEVLARQEAAFNSPVYFNLGCEDRAQQVSACFILPVGDSLPEILDWIKTEGLIFRGGSGAGVNLSAIRGSMEQLSGGGVASGPVSFMAGADSSAGAIRSGGKTRRAAKMVLLDVDHPDIEEFIACKVTEERRSRDLAAAGWDMSLNADRGLRYQNANNSVRVSDAFMEAVMADSEFELVARTTGEVTKTVRARDVWRQVAEAAWECADPGVQYSTTINRWHTCPASGPINGSNPCSEYVHLDNTACNLSSINLLRFVGDDGAFDLDGFEYTVRTMITAMDAVVIPADYPTKEIGDRTRRYRQLGLGYANLGAALMALGLPYDSSAGRAWAAAVTALMSAVAYDQSVELAAELGPFDGYGDNAEPMRAVLEMHREASYKIGPLAPAQIVAAAQAMWDRVVDRSRLYGVRNSQISVLAPTGTISFMMDCDTTGIEPDLSLLKWKQLVGGGTLQMVNGTVGRALKTLGYGEATASAIVKHIEGTGSAVDAPGLLGEHLDVFATAMGDNRISPQGHLRMMAAVQPFLSGAISKTVNLDAEVTVEDVEELFHLGWELGLKAVAIYRDGSKSDQPMTITDTSSGTTDSPPQLPERRELPRSRQSWTTAWRVADYSGYLTVGLYDDGQPGEVFVNGGKQGSTMAGLLDSWAISVSHGLQRGVPLESYVRAYKGMSFQPAGVTDDPDVRVATSLPDFLMRIMALRFLDEDTRQGLGVLSTAERGARPIPGLETAGVVSTVTEHASTAPLCQDCGIQMVRAGSCYACGQCGTTSGCS
- a CDS encoding ATP-binding protein, which encodes MAKKGSRTCQSFTSARRRPTELGRIPGLTLPWTFTLPQVAVFMAALMVGLFLVRLGMTAWVLVPLLGGAAAVGRALRRVSVDGRGFAAGAGGKVRFWMHRQSHKELTNRSADLVAGNVAVGDDHSVWLLFSVEPANYGLLADTAEGLQSLGAVEQLVLAVGGERWRLLSTVEQLSAGTVADRMRRASQATSWEAEIAAETARIRSAELTERRFWLWVQAGHVPMGSNLVGWWHRALRTFGYTRAARADAIGWERLAARTEQVVSRAAGSVPLRAATLDEVTALLDRVPFGATTPREPAEPDDYPHLMLPQSRPDALTVGRGMVEGASAWHRGAAEWCEPTSGVVLAATRRGTVAHTTAALSEIPFTWTVPGGGEVLWALDALEDPWDWLVDVTVTPHAVAAARARNLDRQLAGQWSQHDGDPAGAPPELRLAVEQVAGQREALAARTDSDEYNICVLFSTAVRVVGDDVAAAVETLRSRTHRLEARAAAVGMSVAVPSGDQIAARGVWLPRVSSARYLHDYMQVVLSDGLAGLGPLLQSRLGDPQGALLGVHDERGWLEPILFDPTLGPRARSVGAEPQSPSIGVVGSLGSGKSVFLKRCLWTTLAAGGQCVVVDRSERDVGEYVSFAEVVGQVTDLKVEVIDVTEGSVSLDPLRTLSDRRAAAEVAVRLLSHVLDLDARSTVATQLGRAAARCHGQSLLELMDKAADGDETTPPAVWSEHRNLIAHLAENTVAGALFDPRRRPADLAADLVVLHAPGLALADITDTAADIAAAAVVLGTLLVGHAATFAHPRFAALLLDEAWSLVRDPKAQASVVEALRDGRKHNTGVWIGTQSANDFASTELRELLGQVAVFRSRNLEAATAAAALAGADPDIAAPLLTDLPTGTMLWRDIYGRLGVVDVLLPADPRAAAAIDTTPAPALVTQR